Within Marinomonas mediterranea MMB-1, the genomic segment CTGTGAGCGCTTTCATTAAGCGAATATTTCATAACCGCGCCGTACGCCAACACCATAGAGACTAAAACGGCACCGCCTACTGACAGCATGACCCAATAGGGTTGCCGAGTTCCGATTTTATAAATCAGCTTATTTTCTGGTATTGCGGCTTCGCCTAACGTGCGTGGCGCAGCGGAAAACGTATCATCTAGCTGCCCCCTAAACGTTGCTAAGTAGGCTTGCAGACGTTCGTATCCTTTGATTCGATACATCCCCTGATAACCCAATTGCAAACAAACATAATATAAACTGACGGTGACCTGATTATCTTTCAGATCTTCTCTGAGTCGATCTAACTTGGTGAAAAAAGCTTCCCCAGCATTACTTTCACCAAAATACTCAATGCAAAGAGGCTTGCTCATCCATTCTAATTTTTCTTCTAAATTAGAAGACATAACCGCTTCATCAACATACGCGGCAAGAGCAAACTTAACGTCTCTTGTCATAGAGGCAACCCACTCCATTTCAAACGCGCGCCGCTCTAAATCTGTAAACGCTTGCTCTATGGATTTCCGAAAACTGATACTGTCTTGAGCTGAACCGGCCTCTTGCCCAACGTCCTGCATTTGCAGATTAACCTCTGTTGAATTTGGCTCGATTCCCTTGCTGTTTGCGCTAGCGATCCGCGCTTCGACCAAACTAAAAATCGGTGCTGCGCCTTCAACCAGCGTCGCATCAAGAATATTTAATTGATTGTCCATCTTGTTACTCATCTATCGGTATTAGTTCAACATCGGCATCCGCAAACTCACCGAACAAAATCCCTGATATTTTTTTTGTACTTTGAACTCGCTCCCAAAGCGCACTACGCTTATCAATCAGAAAATACTCATAGCCCGATTTAATACGTATCTTGGAAGGAACTCGTTGAATGTGCTGCAGTGGCAGCCCCGACATACCACTCGCCACCAAGTTTTGTATATCGGAAGGAGAAGACAATTTAACCAAACTGGGTAACTGGTCTACCCATGAAGAATCAGAACGTTCTAGATAAACAGCAAGATAGAAATCACAATTTTCTAAACTCGCTGAATTTATAACAGAGGACTCGTAAAGGCCCGGTGCTTTCATATTAAACTGGATAGACGCTTCCATTCGGACATTGCTTAGTCCGAAGATATCGCGAATCGCACCATACAACTCTGAGAAGGTAGTAGAAAGGTTATCGTGCTGATAAGGCTGTGTATAAGGCACCTTATCTGGCTGCGTGTGTAACGCTAACTTATCATGCGCGCGACACAAGGTAGAATAGAGCTGAAGCGAAGAAGCGCTTGGATTTTGCTCAACAATACGCAATTCACTGAGTATGTCACTGATATCAGACACAAACAAAAAGTCTGCCATTTCTGAGGGCGTGTAACTGCCAACATCGGATACATTGGTACGACGAGCGTTAATTTCTTTAAAACGTACCGTCAAAAGTTCAGTCAAACTGCGAAGCGAATTCATCAATCCACTGGCGGCATGAACACTTACCAACGGTGGGATGTAGTCAGAATCTAAGGTATAACTACCACCCATGTCTTTTTTTAATCGAGCAATATTAAGAGAAATAACGCGATTAGATTGGGTACCACTTTCGATAAGATTCAAATTCGGTTGAGCAAGTAGAACCTCCCGCTTACGATTGCTATCAAAACAATCCGCGACGTCTACATATTCGGAATTCCAAGCAGCATTGCCTTGCGCATTATAACCAGTAATAGTGTCAACATTATCACTGTCGGCAATCGTTAACTGAACATCAAGCTCAAGACGGGAAAGGTCACCTAACTCTAGGTGGACTGGCGTATCTCTATTTCGGTCGTAATCAATGATCTGGCCATTTGGCAGAACCGCTAAACACTGCGTTAGAACAAGACGCCCATTCTCCAGAGCAGCTTTATCCCAGCTAACATCTTTCACACCCCAAAAGTGAGGCTCGTAAATTTTGGTTCTGAGAGACTGAATTTTTTCTTGGTAAGCATCCCATGCTTGAAAATGCTGCTGCCCCAAAAAGACACCTTCAGCCCAAACGACTTTCCTTAGACCCTGAACGCCCATAACTATCTTCCCTGACCGATAAATAACTCAAACATAGAGTAACGGCAGCATTTTCTAGTCAGTATCCTCTTACTAGAACTGCCTGTTACTTGCAAAAACACAACATTACATAGACAACACCCTAACGAGGCACCATCTCAATATCATATCCTGCGATATTCACTTCGAGTTTTGCGGTCTTGCTAAGCAAGCCAGATTGAATTTTGTCATATACTTTCCAGACACCCTCTCTTGAACGAAAGAACGCCATCACCCCAACGTGTTTAGCCGCTTCAAGCCGTTCGAAAACCAGCTCGCCGTGGTAGTCGGGAGAAATCGTATATTCTTCTACTGAAAGAACGGAGTCTTGCAACGCCGACTCAGATGATTTCCAAAGTTCATCGTAACTCGCTTCTTCAAACAGTCGGGCATCACTGAGTTGGTAGACACGTACAATGACGGAGTAAACATTACCAAAGGCATCAGGATTTAAACGACTAGAAGCATTTACATCTAAGGACAAACGGGTAGTAGAGCAGCCAAATAAAGTAAAAACCAATAAAATAGCGACAGCAGATTTGCAGATTTGAATGGGGAGCATCCTAGCCTTCCTGAACCAACATCGTGTTAGTGAATAAGTATCAACGCGGCGATATTTTGCGCATTTTTCCGGTCAGGTCAAGCTTTTTGTTTAAAAAATGTAAAAATTGCTGACGGAATTACGCTATAAATCACTTTTTACAACGAACATAAAAGCAGCAACGACAAATGCTAAAAGATCAAAGCGGTGATAGTGAAAGACATGCTAAACATGCACCGAGTACTAGCGCCGCTGGCCAGCATCATGCCCATGAACGCAGGCGGGTTCGGGGATATGCAAAACATAAGAGAATCTACTACGACACAGAAGCCCTCTGTCGCACAGAAAGTTTGGCTGGCACTAAACGAAAAAATACCCGCACGAGGGCGGGTATTTTTTAAAGAGCCTAGGTGATTAATACTCTAAGCCAACTTCAACTCTTTTCTGGATACTTGAGCTAGAAAGGCAGAACGATTTTTGTACTGAGGATTAGACGCGACCGCTTTATCAATTTTCGAAATCAATAAATGCGGAAGAGTGACATTAATTTTCTCACTCTTACCCAATAGAGGCGTGATATCTACACTAGCCACCGCCCAAATACCATCAGCAAAATCAGGGTTATCCTTATAAACTGCAATTTCGCTTGCGACGGGAACATCTTCGCCGTCTTCAAGCATTCCTTCCAAATGAAAAAAAATCGCTTCTTCCGCCATATCAATTGCTTCATTAAGCGTGGTACCAGCAGAAAAACAACCAGGAACATCAGGTACAGTTACGCTGTAACTGTCACCATCGTCAGTGTGCAGTACGATCGGATATTTCATTATGCCACTCCTAATCAGCTACTAGTGCCTATTTCTAAGATGCGTAATAGCTGCTTGGTTTAACAGTTTTTGTATGATTAAAAAACAAACTCAATCGAGTTGAGCTTGTTTCATGATGCTTTTTAAGGTTCCAATAGATATATCCGATTTCGGATGTGGCACCGTTACGCGTCGCGTCCCTTTTTAGCAGGGTGCTTAAATTGAACATGACTACCCTTAGTCGCAACTTCATACCATCCATCCCTTTCTAATTCCTTGATCACCTCACGGCTTCTCATATTTAGCTCCCGTATGAACACTTGATCTTAGAAAGAAGCAGTCCATGCCATTACAAAAATACAACCCTAATAACCCCATCTATCGAATTAAAATATTCTATCATCCACTGCAATCTTCAAACCAGAAACTATAACCCCAATAACTCCAGATCTTATAATTAACATAAACACCAACTTTTCCTTTAAAGGCAGCTTTCTTTAACACCACTGTCGATCGAGAAAAAGGTCTTTAGAAAACAAGCGTTCTCTATGATAGAGGCTCATCTTACGATTGCTTTGTAAGTTCTGCTTGAATCATATCCGCTATGTAAGGTGTCTCATTTCTAAGCTGCTCTTCAATTGTTGTTAGACGATGTCCGAGAAAATTCATAATTGGTCAAGACATCGTTTCTCCATCTTTGACGGAGAAGTCTACATTTTTCGAATAAACTGCCCACACTGCAACAGTAAATGCGTGATCGCTCACAGCAATGATGTCTCTGGAGGCATCGACGGCTTATTTGTGAAGGATCTTTATTGTCACTGTCA encodes:
- the tssJ gene encoding type VI secretion system lipoprotein TssJ, whose translation is MLPIQICKSAVAILLVFTLFGCSTTRLSLDVNASSRLNPDAFGNVYSVIVRVYQLSDARLFEEASYDELWKSSESALQDSVLSVEEYTISPDYHGELVFERLEAAKHVGVMAFFRSREGVWKVYDKIQSGLLSKTAKLEVNIAGYDIEMVPR
- a CDS encoding type II toxin-antitoxin system HicB family antitoxin codes for the protein MKYPIVLHTDDGDSYSVTVPDVPGCFSAGTTLNEAIDMAEEAIFFHLEGMLEDGEDVPVASEIAVYKDNPDFADGIWAVASVDITPLLGKSEKINVTLPHLLISKIDKAVASNPQYKNRSAFLAQVSRKELKLA
- a CDS encoding DotU family type IV/VI secretion system protein, giving the protein MDNQLNILDATLVEGAAPIFSLVEARIASANSKGIEPNSTEVNLQMQDVGQEAGSAQDSISFRKSIEQAFTDLERRAFEMEWVASMTRDVKFALAAYVDEAVMSSNLEEKLEWMSKPLCIEYFGESNAGEAFFTKLDRLREDLKDNQVTVSLYYVCLQLGYQGMYRIKGYERLQAYLATFRGQLDDTFSAAPRTLGEAAIPENKLIYKIGTRQPYWVMLSVGGAVLVSMVLAYGAVMKYSLNESAHRMEQAEYVLAQ
- a CDS encoding type II toxin-antitoxin system HicA family toxin, which translates into the protein MPHPKSDISIGTLKSIMKQAQLD
- a CDS encoding type II toxin-antitoxin system HicA family toxin, with amino-acid sequence MRSREVIKELERDGWYEVATKGSHVQFKHPAKKGRDA
- a CDS encoding ogr/Delta-like zinc finger family protein, whose translation is MSEKIHNWSRHRFSIFDGEVYIFRINCPHCNSKCVIAHSNDVSGGIDGLFVKDLYCHCHNPDCCASFVVRAAHTHYLQPPRNSVLDMAKALVKKHEEQLELGGI
- the tssK gene encoding type VI secretion system baseplate subunit TssK; protein product: MGVQGLRKVVWAEGVFLGQQHFQAWDAYQEKIQSLRTKIYEPHFWGVKDVSWDKAALENGRLVLTQCLAVLPNGQIIDYDRNRDTPVHLELGDLSRLELDVQLTIADSDNVDTITGYNAQGNAAWNSEYVDVADCFDSNRKREVLLAQPNLNLIESGTQSNRVISLNIARLKKDMGGSYTLDSDYIPPLVSVHAASGLMNSLRSLTELLTVRFKEINARRTNVSDVGSYTPSEMADFLFVSDISDILSELRIVEQNPSASSLQLYSTLCRAHDKLALHTQPDKVPYTQPYQHDNLSTTFSELYGAIRDIFGLSNVRMEASIQFNMKAPGLYESSVINSASLENCDFYLAVYLERSDSSWVDQLPSLVKLSSPSDIQNLVASGMSGLPLQHIQRVPSKIRIKSGYEYFLIDKRSALWERVQSTKKISGILFGEFADADVELIPIDE